The DNA sequence TGCCAGACGGGATTTCAGCTGCTTACACCCAGCAAAGTGCTAAAAAACGCCACCGGGAAGAATTGCTTGGTGGGATAAATCTCCAGATTCCCTGCGTGACTCTGGGCTGGCTGATGCTGAtcctgggatgtgcagggctcaggctgAGGGGGAATCCAAGGGAGGAACACGAAGTACCCACAGCAGCCAGACAGCCAGAGGAATCCTAATTCCCTGTGATAGTCCCTGCTCAGAACCCCCAGACACCAAAGGACACCCCTGGGAGCGACCCGAGGACACTTCCAGAACACACCTGAACTCACCTTGGTAGACAAAATGAAAGCCTTTGGCTGTGGATTGGCCCTTGGAGCTGAAATTTGATGAGGATCTGGTTGGTGGTGGCCAACGGCAAAGATTCCCCTggatggggaggagggaaaaggggagagaCAGAGCTGAAGTGGCACTCACGGGACACAGGGAACGGGTGTCGGGTGCCAGCTGTGAcaaagctgtccccagcagggacagggacagggagcagctccctaCCTGAGTGAGAGCCCGAGAGGGAGCTGAGCAGGCGTGAGTGTTGCGTGGGGCCGTCGTGCACCTCCACCACGTCATTGAGCGCCGTctggaaaaaaggcaaactgCCCGAAGagcactgcggggacagggacagggacagggctgggaccGGCCACTGCTGCCCCGGTGTCACCACACTGCTGCCCCGGTGTCACCACACTGCTGCCCCGGTGTCAccacactgctgtccccagtaTAACCACACTGCTGCCCCAGTGTCACCACCACTGCTGTCCCTACATTGCTGCCTCCGGTGTCAccacactgctgtccccagtgtcatCCCACtactgtccccagtgtcaccacaCTGCTGTCCCTACATTGCTGCCTCCAGTGTCACCACACTGCTGTCCCTGGTGTCaccccactgctgtccccagtgtcatCTCACTGCTGTCTTCAGCGTCATcacactgctgtccccacattgctgtccccagtgtcaccacaCTGCTGTCACAATTGTCATTACACTGCTGTCCCTACATTGCTGCCTCCAGTGTCACCACACTGCTGCCCCAGTGTCACCACACTGCTGTCCCAGTGTCACCACACTGCTGCCCCCGGTGTCACCACACTGCTGTCCCTACATTGCTGTCCCCCGTGTCAccacactgctgtccccagtaTAACCACACTGCTGCCCCGGTGTCACCACACTGCTGCCCCGGTGTCACCACACTGCTGTCCCCCGTGTCACCACACTGCTGTCCCTACATTGCTGCCTCCAGTGTCACCACACTGCTGTCCCCCGTGTCACCACACTGCTGTCCCTACATTGCTGCCTCCGGTGTCACCACACTGCTGCCCCCAGTGTCATCCCACTGCTGTCACCATCATCATTCTACTGCTGTCCCCGGTGTCACCACACTGCTGCCCCCGGTGTCAccacactgctgtccccagtgtcatCCCACtactgtccccagtgtcaccacactgctgtccccagtgtcatcccactgctgtccccagtaTAACCACACTGTTGCCAGTGTCATCACACTGCTGTCCCCGGTGTCATCACACTGCTGTCCACAGCATCATCCCACTGCTGTCCCTACattgctgtccccagtgtcaccactGTCATCCCACTACTGTCCCCAGTTTCACCACACTGCTGTCCTCACTATAACCACACTGTTGTTGCCATTGTCATCACACTGCTGTCCCTGGTGTCACCCCattgctgtccccagtgtcatCTCACTGCTGTCTTCAGCGTCATcacactgctgtccccacatTGCTGTTCCCAGTGTCACCACACTACTGTCACCATCGTCATTCCACTGCTGTCCCTAGTGTCACCACACTGCTGTCCCAGTGTCACcgcactgctgtccccagtgtcaccccactgctgtccccagtaTAACCACACTGTTGTTGCCATTGTCATCACACTGCTGTCCCTACCAccaccctgcacagccaggccaCGGAGCCGAGCCATTTCCATGGAATCCCTCAATCCTGAGCTGAAACAGCCCCTCAGGACCATGGAGCCCAACCCCTGAGAGCCCCTGAGGATCCCCAACATTCCAAACTGGGATCCATTTTCCCAGCACACCCTTTGTCCCGTGTTTCAGCTGCCTTTATTCCAGGCAGGGACAAAGCCTGAGTGACAGCCTGGAGAAACGGGAGCCTTTTATTTATCCCCAAATTCCAGAGGCAGCACCAGCCTCCCTCGGGTTCACTGCCACGTTTTCCCACTGATTCCCAGCCCATTGGGAATTTTCTGTGActcatcccctttccctgcctaCAGAACAGCACTGCAGAATTCTACAAAGTGCAGAATTCCACTCAGGGACAATAACTATTAATTAGCTGTACGTAATTGTCTCCCGTTGGGTTGATTTTTGGACAAAACCTGGAGAATTCCAGAATTTTCTCCGACTCCAGCACCACTTGCTACTCTCCCATTATTCTCCAGTTCTGGATGCACTTATAAAAAATGATAATTAAAACCCCAGCAAATAAGAACTGCAGGAAGAGAATCCCGTAAAAATTCCAAGCATGGTACCATAGTCCTTGGGCACGACGATGGAGTACAGGCACACCTGGCCACTGGTGTAGTTTTGGGGATAATTTGGGGACAGGACCACTCCATCCGAGCCCGTGTACTGCCCTCCACAGGGAGCTGCAAGGGAAAGGATCATGGAGCGTCCCTGGAGCTCGGGAATGTCCCCAAGCcaccattccctgctccaggtgctgctcccTCAAAGTTCTCATTGGGAAAATCAGGTTTATCCCACCCCGTGGAGTTGGTGCTGGCTCCACGTGGAATTATCAAACCAAGTCATTAATTTAATGTGGGGTCTGCACTGGTCCCCACCCCACAGCTcgggatttttcctttttccacctTCCCTCAGTTCTCCCTGCCAGAGCCTTCCCAGATTAGGGATTTCATTCCTTCCCCTCCCAACCAGCTGCCTCTTGATTCCCTTCTCAGCCCAGGTCTGATTACAAAGCatgaaatcagaaaacaaaacagaaaaaccacagagaaaactTAAGAAGAAAACCCTTTCTTTTGTcactgggctctgccctggctcaGGAACACCCAGGATCAAGGGTCTGGACCAGCAAGGATCAGGTTTAGCCAGGGTTTAAGTGGATTCCTggcccctgccctgtgccaggcactggATCAGCCGTGTCCAGTTTCCCGTCTccaaaaaacctcaagaaaactccccaaaatcagcttttcttcctaaaagcaaaactcttaaaacccctaaaaaccaatgaaaaaaaaaatcctatttaaaccCCTAAATACTTAAGCAAAACCTGAGAAAACCCCTCTAAATGAACACCCAGTTTTCCAGGGGTGACGTGCTCCGGGCAGATCCTTCCCCCCCGCCCCTTCCCACGGGCTTTACCTGTACAGGTGGGGCGAGGCTTGTTCCAGGTGGGTTTCCCATCCCCTCCCATGACACAGGTGAGGGTGGGGCCCCCCTCGATGTCGTAGCCCCCGTCACAGTAGAAGGTGATGGTGGAGCCCAGCTTCAGGTCCGTGCCCACCCTGGTGCCGTTCTTGATGGAGCCCGGGTCAAAGCAGGACTCCCGGGGGttctctgcaggcagggaaagaaTTCCCAGGGGTTTAttgctctggcacagctcctctgctgttttcatCACTCAGatgggagttttttttttttttttttttttttttttttttttttgtttttttttttttttgttatttgttttttttggttttttttgtttgttttttttttgtttttttaggctttttatTCATCTGGGAATTCGGGGGATTTTCACAAAGACCGGCGCCATTTGGGATTTTGGGTTTGgattccagctgctccagaccctcccGTGGTGctcagaacagcagcactgggagaaggGAGGCTTCATTTTCCCACACGGGCACCCAAAAATCCAAGCAGGAAGGCAAAACTTTGATttcccaccatcccaggatggctgaggctggaaaatcccttcAGGTTCACTGAGCCCAGGCTGTgacccatccccaccttgtcaccagcccagagctctgagtgccacaaGGACAGATCCTATCTGAgctggggaggccctggcacagagaaatcctggattccccatccctggaagtgtccaaggctgggctggatggaacttggagcaacctgggatagtggaagtgtccctgcctatggaGCTGTACAGGTTTTAAGGCCCTTTCCAgaccaaaccagtctgggattcttttatttattccttGTGCCATGTCCTGGGAAAGGACTCCACCCCtcccaaggcctgagcaccttttccatgcagaaattcctgctgatgtcccacctgagcctcccctggcacaactggAGGCTGTTCcccctcatcctgtccctgtcccctgggagcagaggccaAACCCCACCTTGCTCCACCCTCCTGGCAGGTGGAGAGTGAAAAATTCTCTGCCCTGCAGAGTTTAAAACCCTACTCCTATATAAAAACTCCAGGAAACACTACAGAGCTGTCAGGACTTAgatatttccttccttcttcttctcatagctttttttttttattatttttttttcctttctcttaattttttttccctgcctgcaaTATAATTAGAAGCTTTGATTAATCCTGCTCTTTTGTCATTTGGAAATTGCTCATTAAAGATGAGGGCTTTTCTGAGAGCAGTGGCTCTGGGAACAATTCAAGTGTGCTTAAGCATTAAATCAGGGGCTCTCAGATTTTGGGGAAGGTGtggaaagagaaacaggaaacTGTAAAGCCCACAGCAGgtcttgcttttgcttttctgcgTGAAAAATCAGATGATTCCATGGTTTCCtgtccacagcagctgcaccaggTGAATGGGGCACAAAAGGatgggaattttattttccccctgaGCACTAATTCCCTGTTTTGGGAGCTACACACTGCTCAACCCCCACTGCCCATCACTCATTTGTATCCTCAGCCTTTAAATCCCGGGCTCAGTGGGGTCTTAATGCAGGAATTTTGGACACTTTGAGCACcactcttcctcttctccctgcttcACTCCACTCCTCCTCACCTCCCACTGGCCAGAGGGATTCCCTCTCTCCATTTCTCCACCTTCAGGGTGACAAAACACCAGAATTCCCCCCTGGAATTTTTCCCCACATCACCCAGAGCCTCTCCTGCTCGCTCCAAAGAGGTGGAACAACCTGAATAAGGCCAGGGAGATCCGCAGCACCTCTGTGCCAGGTGTGCCCTCACCTGTGTACTCGATGACGAAGCCGGCGTTGCTGACGGACGCGTCGCTGCGGAACGCCAGGAAAaggctgttgctgctgctctcgATCCTCTCCGGGAGCTGGGAGCCATAAAAACTCCCAATCAGGGGGCTCAGGGAGTCAGGCCCGTCGTAGATGTGCAGGAAATCGTAGCCAGGCTCCAGGCTGAAGCTGCcgaagggaaggaggagagttTGGAGGAGGGATAAATGCTCAGGAGCTCCGGGTTGAGGTGGTGGGGTGTGgaagcccagggctgggatggggtgTTCCTGAGCCAGAGTTCTGCCATGCAGGAtgttccagctgctcctgctccacaaTCCTGCCAGGCACAGGGGTGTCACTGTCCATGACATGAAAGAACCACACTCATCCAACAGGCTgaatgaggaaaagaagggCAGTTTGTCATGGTTTAGGGTTTAAATAGGATTTGGGGTTTGATCAAGGATTGGGGGACAtctctctgaccccagtggtcaGTTCAGAAATCCATCACAGAAAGGAGTGAACACAATCTACTTTGTTTATGGAACCTGCATGAGAATCTCCACTAGAAATATGTTAACAGCCATCAGAAGGCTTAAATCAGGGGGACAGAGAGGA is a window from the Sylvia atricapilla isolate bSylAtr1 unplaced genomic scaffold, bSylAtr1.pri scaffold_162_arrow_ctg1, whole genome shotgun sequence genome containing:
- the LOC136374853 gene encoding CUB and sushi domain-containing protein 2-like — its product is MSGSGLPGDIHSTFNSVILQFNTDFFTSKQGFAIQFSVSTATSCNDPGIPQNGSRSGDSREAGDSVTFQCNPGYALQGAPQITCVQVENRFFWQPDPPTCTAPCGGILTGPAGVILSPQYPEPYPPGKECDWKLTVSPDYVIALVFNVFSLEPGYDFLHIYDGPDSLSPLIGSFYGSQLPERIESSSNSLFLAFRSDASVSNAGFVIEYTENPRESCFDPGSIKNGTRVGTDLKLGSTITFYCDGGYDIEGGPTLTCVMGGDGKPTWNKPRPTCTAPCGGQYTGSDGVVLSPNYPQNYTSGQVCLYSIVVPKDYVLFGQFAFFPDGAQ